One window of the Candidatus Microbacterium colombiense genome contains the following:
- a CDS encoding alpha/beta hydrolase: MTATAAGHPTLTPVPFDPEVQAVLDEIAKNPQPALTRETLPREGVDRMFPDAGTVIAGRDIDAEDRLIPGPAGAPDIEITVFRPRGTADRALPAFVNIHGGGMIVGHRSWETARVVDIVDEHRVIAVNVEYRLAPEDPFPAGVEDCYAAFVWVHAHAAELGIDPERIIVGGGSAGGGLTAAVALMARDRQGPRMAGQLLLCPMIDNTNTTVASRQYDGIGTWQRDMNLLAWSCVLGDDLAFSADAPAYAAPTRAADVSGLPPAYIEVGEAEAFRDEDTEYALSLWATGGQAELHVWGGGAHGFDMYMPEAEITRAALAARSSWLRRIWKSAR; the protein is encoded by the coding sequence ATGACCGCCACCGCCGCCGGACACCCCACTCTCACGCCTGTGCCCTTCGACCCCGAGGTGCAGGCCGTGCTCGACGAGATCGCGAAGAACCCGCAGCCCGCCCTCACCCGCGAGACGCTCCCCCGCGAAGGCGTGGATAGGATGTTCCCCGACGCCGGAACGGTGATCGCGGGCCGCGACATCGACGCGGAAGACCGCCTGATCCCCGGCCCTGCGGGCGCCCCCGACATCGAGATCACGGTGTTCCGCCCGCGCGGCACCGCGGACCGCGCACTCCCCGCGTTCGTCAACATCCACGGCGGCGGGATGATCGTCGGCCACCGGTCCTGGGAGACCGCGCGTGTGGTCGACATCGTCGACGAGCACCGGGTGATCGCCGTGAACGTCGAGTACCGCCTCGCCCCGGAGGACCCGTTCCCCGCCGGTGTCGAGGACTGCTACGCCGCATTCGTGTGGGTGCACGCGCACGCCGCGGAGCTCGGCATCGACCCCGAACGCATCATCGTCGGTGGCGGCAGCGCAGGGGGCGGACTCACCGCCGCGGTCGCGCTCATGGCCCGTGATCGGCAGGGCCCGCGCATGGCAGGGCAGCTGCTGCTGTGCCCCATGATCGACAACACCAACACCACGGTCGCGAGCCGCCAGTACGACGGCATCGGCACCTGGCAGCGCGACATGAATCTGCTGGCCTGGTCGTGCGTGCTCGGCGACGATCTCGCCTTCAGCGCGGATGCGCCCGCCTATGCGGCCCCGACCAGGGCCGCCGATGTGTCCGGACTTCCGCCCGCGTACATCGAGGTCGGCGAGGCCGAGGCGTTCCGTGATGAGGACACGGAGTACGCGCTGAGCCTCTGGGCCACGGGAGGGCAGGCCGAACTGCACGTCTGGGGAGGTGGGGCGCACGGCTTCGACATGTACATGCCGGAGGCGGAGATCACCCGCGCCGCGCTTGCCGCCCGGTCGTCGTGGCTTCGACGGATCTGGAAGAGCGCGCGATGA
- a CDS encoding MurR/RpiR family transcriptional regulator, which yields MSVQTTIATAAETLPPSLARIARVISDNPTTAVESTISELAELCNTSVASVVRFCRAIGLRGYAALRMALAAELGRESVQFSAPAGFGSEIAVGDSLREAAGKIAALELLAIEETVAGLDYDVLAAAVDAIDQSKRILLFGVGASRLVADDLGHKLLRIGRSAIVLSDAHEASAAAALTAKKSVAIGFSNSGTTNETLRFLRTARAAGTTTIGVTSAADSPLAEAADHALFTHARESRFRAGAMVSRIAQLALVDCIFVGVAQRRHAHTVHALQRTADAAQALRGE from the coding sequence ATGAGCGTCCAGACGACGATCGCCACAGCGGCCGAGACACTGCCTCCCTCCCTCGCCCGCATCGCCCGCGTGATCAGCGACAATCCCACGACGGCCGTGGAGAGCACGATCTCCGAGCTCGCCGAGCTCTGCAACACGTCGGTCGCCTCGGTCGTGCGCTTCTGTCGCGCAATCGGACTGCGCGGGTACGCCGCGCTGCGCATGGCCCTCGCCGCCGAACTCGGACGCGAGTCGGTGCAGTTCAGCGCTCCGGCCGGCTTCGGCTCCGAGATCGCGGTCGGCGATTCGCTGCGTGAAGCGGCGGGCAAGATCGCCGCCCTCGAGCTGCTCGCGATCGAGGAGACCGTGGCGGGCCTCGACTACGACGTGCTGGCCGCCGCGGTCGACGCGATCGATCAGTCCAAGCGCATCCTGCTCTTCGGTGTCGGCGCGAGCAGGCTCGTCGCCGACGATCTCGGTCACAAGCTGCTGCGGATCGGACGCTCGGCGATCGTGCTGTCCGACGCGCACGAGGCCAGCGCCGCCGCCGCGCTCACCGCGAAGAAGAGCGTCGCCATCGGATTCTCGAACTCCGGTACGACGAACGAGACGCTGCGCTTCCTGCGCACCGCCCGCGCGGCGGGCACGACCACGATCGGTGTCACGAGTGCCGCGGACTCCCCTCTCGCCGAGGCCGCCGACCACGCGCTGTTCACGCACGCCCGAGAGTCGCGGTTCCGCGCCGGCGCGATGGTGAGCCGCATCGCGCAGCTCGCGCTGGTCGACTGCATCTTCGTGGGGGTCGCCCAACGCCGTCATGCGCACACCGTGCACGCGCTGCAGCGCACGGCGGATGCGGCCCAGGCGCTCCGCGGAGAGTGA
- a CDS encoding zinc-binding dehydrogenase, translating to MTLPTSTRAAVLTAHGEPLTLQDLPLPADIEPGAALVRIACTTLCGTDIEIWEGRMTFPGMLPMVLGHEMVGEIVATGPDTRDALGRPLSPGDRIGWSESTCGECHGCVVLREPVACSRRGYGFLQRSDVPPFATAGLAEYAYVTPAAAKLLLPASVKDTWASMAGCAAKTVLRSFERAGRIRPGSRVVVQGAGALGIFATAVAKIAGAGQVITVGAPAPRLELAARFGADAVVDFRDGPVVDQVLALTNGNGADHVFDFAGAPSVGPDAIGMAAQRGTVVIVGSTGPAGDGFPLSAIMGKELTLVGSLNGDISDYARAIEFFSAFGDRYPWDDLFSAPVGLAEASAKIARMHHLDEVKAVIDPRL from the coding sequence ATGACGCTCCCCACCAGTACCCGCGCCGCCGTGCTCACGGCACACGGCGAACCGCTCACCCTGCAGGATCTGCCGCTGCCCGCCGACATCGAACCCGGCGCTGCACTCGTGCGCATCGCCTGCACGACCCTCTGCGGCACCGACATCGAGATCTGGGAAGGGCGCATGACGTTCCCCGGCATGCTCCCGATGGTGCTCGGGCACGAGATGGTGGGCGAGATCGTCGCCACCGGCCCCGACACGCGCGACGCCCTGGGCCGCCCCCTCTCCCCCGGCGATCGCATCGGCTGGTCAGAGTCGACATGCGGTGAATGCCACGGCTGCGTCGTGCTGCGCGAGCCGGTCGCCTGCTCCCGCCGAGGGTACGGCTTCCTGCAACGCTCTGATGTGCCGCCGTTCGCCACCGCCGGGCTGGCGGAGTACGCCTATGTCACCCCTGCTGCCGCGAAGCTCCTGCTCCCGGCATCCGTCAAGGACACCTGGGCGTCGATGGCGGGATGTGCGGCGAAGACCGTGCTGCGATCGTTCGAGCGCGCGGGGCGCATCCGCCCCGGATCGAGGGTCGTCGTGCAGGGGGCAGGTGCGCTCGGCATCTTCGCCACCGCCGTCGCCAAGATCGCCGGCGCCGGACAGGTGATCACCGTCGGCGCCCCCGCGCCACGGCTGGAGCTCGCCGCGCGATTCGGGGCGGATGCCGTCGTCGACTTCCGCGACGGTCCCGTCGTCGATCAGGTTCTCGCACTCACGAACGGCAACGGTGCCGACCACGTGTTCGACTTCGCCGGCGCTCCGAGCGTCGGACCGGATGCGATCGGCATGGCAGCCCAGCGCGGCACCGTCGTGATCGTCGGATCGACCGGGCCGGCCGGAGACGGCTTCCCGCTCAGCGCGATCATGGGCAAGGAGCTCACGCTGGTCGGCTCACTCAACGGCGACATCTCGGACTACGCCAGGGCGATCGAGTTCTTCAGCGCCTTCGGGGACCGCTACCCCTGGGACGACCTGTTCAGCGCCCCTGTCGGCCTCGCCGAGGCCTCGGCCAAGATCGCCCGGATGCACCACCTCGATGAGGTCAAGGCCGTCATCGATCCCCGACTGTGA
- a CDS encoding BadF/BadG/BcrA/BcrD ATPase family protein, protein MISPRRTVAVDLGKSRCRVAIDGSLLDGIGAPGLAASGGVEAALAAIRPLLAGVRGSFDLVGVGAAGAWTAPGAAQELASALAADTGVPVAVASDVVTAHAGALGGEPGVLLIAGTGAAALGIDADGIRLVDGWGPELGDFGSGSWLGREALRAVLRQSAGLAPDTALTRVIDEQIGSASAIATWLALPEPLPRRLATLAPAVLDAADAGDIVAGEIAADALRLLTASAVAASSGTPDVTLHGGLTDHAWFRSALVAALQAAGRRDVPAAGDALEGASLLARRVDLPHERFVHRAE, encoded by the coding sequence ATGATCTCTCCGCGTCGCACCGTCGCCGTCGACCTCGGCAAGTCCCGGTGCCGCGTCGCGATCGACGGTTCCCTGCTCGACGGGATCGGCGCTCCCGGGCTGGCAGCGAGCGGCGGTGTCGAGGCCGCTCTCGCCGCGATCCGCCCCCTGCTCGCCGGGGTCCGTGGATCGTTCGATCTGGTCGGGGTCGGTGCCGCCGGAGCGTGGACCGCACCCGGGGCCGCGCAGGAGTTGGCCTCGGCGCTCGCCGCAGACACCGGGGTGCCGGTCGCCGTGGCATCCGACGTCGTCACCGCCCACGCTGGGGCACTGGGAGGAGAGCCAGGAGTTCTGTTGATCGCGGGAACCGGGGCTGCGGCCCTCGGCATCGATGCCGACGGGATCCGGCTCGTCGACGGGTGGGGACCGGAACTGGGCGACTTCGGCAGCGGCTCCTGGCTGGGCCGTGAGGCGCTGCGAGCCGTACTGCGGCAGTCGGCCGGCCTGGCTCCCGACACCGCGCTCACCCGGGTCATCGACGAGCAGATCGGCTCGGCATCCGCCATCGCGACCTGGCTCGCCCTGCCGGAGCCGCTGCCGCGCCGCCTCGCGACCCTCGCGCCCGCCGTGCTCGATGCCGCGGATGCGGGTGACATCGTCGCCGGCGAGATCGCGGCCGACGCCCTGCGTCTGCTCACCGCTTCCGCGGTCGCCGCCTCATCGGGCACCCCCGACGTGACACTCCACGGCGGGCTCACCGATCACGCCTGGTTCCGTTCCGCTCTCGTCGCTGCGCTGCAGGCGGCGGGGCGCCGTGACGTGCCCGCAGCGGGTGATGCGCTGGAGGGCGCGTCACTGCTCGCGCGCCGCGTCGATCTCCCCCATGAAAGGTTCGTGCACCGTGCTGAATGA
- a CDS encoding SDR family oxidoreductase encodes MPLALITGAARANSIAAGIVPRLRAAGWTVVTSDLRDADHPADLSTPEGPEELISAVVREHGMISALILSHAHDVESGILDTTAESFDLHVAVNARASLLLIAAFARQTGDDGGVIVALTSDHVTGNLPYGASKGALDRLVISAARELGPRGISANVLNPGPIDTGWMDDETRTGLGDMTPLGRLGRPADVAAVVEFLVSDEGRWISGQLLKSDGAFSAEF; translated from the coding sequence ATGCCCCTCGCTCTGATCACCGGCGCAGCGCGTGCGAACAGCATCGCCGCCGGCATCGTCCCTCGTCTGCGTGCGGCCGGATGGACCGTCGTCACCAGCGACCTGCGTGACGCCGATCACCCGGCCGACCTCTCCACTCCCGAGGGGCCGGAGGAGCTGATCTCCGCGGTGGTGCGGGAACACGGCATGATCTCGGCGCTCATCCTGAGCCATGCGCACGACGTCGAATCCGGCATCCTCGACACCACGGCCGAGAGCTTCGACCTGCACGTCGCGGTGAATGCGCGCGCGAGCCTGCTGCTGATCGCGGCCTTCGCGCGTCAGACCGGCGACGACGGCGGAGTGATCGTGGCGCTCACCAGCGATCACGTCACGGGCAACCTGCCGTACGGTGCGTCCAAGGGCGCGCTCGACCGGCTCGTGATCTCGGCCGCGCGCGAGCTCGGGCCGCGCGGGATCTCGGCGAACGTGCTCAACCCCGGTCCGATCGACACCGGCTGGATGGACGACGAGACGCGCACCGGCCTCGGAGACATGACCCCGCTCGGGCGACTCGGTCGCCCCGCCGATGTGGCCGCTGTCGTGGAGTTCCTCGTCTCCGACGAAGGCCGGTGGATCTCCGGGCAGCTGCTCAAGAGCGACGGCGCGTTCTCGGCGGAGTTCTGA
- a CDS encoding aldo/keto reductase, protein MFTDIIFSAMVRAAGLRRDEWLLSSKLWLEPFGSDGFRPQLENALLRVGVEHADLVVLGDLRRDDLDLRDLVLDLAQLADAGLIRAWGVNNWSASSIQQLIDIAADEGVAGPQIAQLKYSVARRAIPDGAPFARLWEQGLTLQASDCLEGGVLAGTVAGDRQIGRDPGDIRERIIADVPAFTELATSLDASPAQLGIAFTLTHPALTTTLFGASRIEQLHANLDAANLVDRIGATELRRLVEPFWADRGIVDPEGP, encoded by the coding sequence GTGTTCACCGACATCATCTTCTCGGCGATGGTGCGCGCGGCGGGCCTGCGACGCGACGAGTGGCTCCTCTCGTCGAAGCTGTGGCTCGAGCCGTTCGGTTCCGACGGGTTCCGACCGCAACTGGAGAACGCGCTGCTGCGCGTGGGTGTCGAGCATGCCGACCTCGTGGTCCTCGGCGATCTGCGGCGCGACGACCTCGACCTGCGCGACCTCGTGCTCGACCTCGCTCAGCTGGCGGACGCCGGATTGATCCGCGCATGGGGCGTCAACAACTGGTCGGCGTCGAGCATCCAGCAGCTGATCGACATCGCCGCCGACGAAGGGGTCGCCGGTCCCCAGATCGCGCAGCTCAAATACAGCGTCGCGCGTCGCGCGATCCCGGACGGTGCGCCCTTCGCCAGGCTGTGGGAACAGGGACTGACACTGCAGGCATCCGATTGTCTGGAGGGTGGCGTGCTCGCGGGCACCGTCGCCGGTGACCGGCAGATCGGTCGCGATCCCGGCGACATCCGGGAGCGCATCATCGCCGACGTCCCGGCCTTCACCGAGCTCGCCACATCACTCGATGCCTCGCCGGCGCAGCTCGGCATCGCCTTCACGCTGACGCACCCGGCGCTCACGACGACGCTCTTCGGCGCATCCCGCATCGAGCAGCTGCACGCGAACCTCGATGCCGCCAACCTGGTCGACCGGATCGGCGCCACTGAACTGCGCCGCCTGGTCGAACCGTTCTGGGCCGACCGCGGGATCGTCGATCCCGAGGGCCCCTGA
- a CDS encoding multidrug effflux MFS transporter yields MSTLRAMLVLGMLEAFGPLSMDLYLPQLPQLAASLGTTEALGQATMSACMIGLGLGQLVAGPLSDRFGRRRPLMVGVTAFAVLSVLCAVAPNIELLLLARFLQGLAGSAGIVICLAIARDQFEGAELSRMLSLLFLVSGTAPIIAPVLGGQLARIMDWRGIFWMLGAIGVVLLLVVVYALPETLRPTDRHGGGLRALGDHAGAVVRDRLFVAVLCAAAGGGVAFFTYLSMSSFVLQDEFGLTPQTFSLAFAAGALASIVGSQASRLVVRRWGPLRVYLGGITATLIATTAFLVLALTGTGVLGVVIALIGFMLCSGIGGPNGQTLALAHHGARAGTASALLGMATFLFGPVLAPIAAGIGGTNAVTMAVTMAIAAAVAAVAAWVFVRPAATG; encoded by the coding sequence ATGAGCACTCTGCGCGCGATGCTCGTGCTCGGGATGCTGGAGGCGTTCGGCCCGCTGTCGATGGACCTGTATCTGCCGCAGTTGCCGCAGCTGGCCGCCTCACTCGGCACGACCGAGGCGCTCGGGCAGGCCACCATGTCGGCGTGCATGATCGGCCTCGGGCTCGGGCAACTGGTCGCGGGGCCGCTCAGCGACCGGTTCGGCCGTCGCCGCCCACTCATGGTCGGGGTGACGGCCTTCGCCGTGCTGTCGGTGCTGTGCGCGGTGGCCCCGAACATCGAGCTGCTGCTGCTGGCGCGGTTCCTGCAGGGGCTCGCGGGCTCGGCGGGCATCGTGATCTGTCTCGCCATCGCGCGCGATCAGTTCGAAGGAGCGGAGCTGTCGCGGATGCTGTCGCTGCTGTTCCTCGTCTCGGGGACCGCGCCGATCATCGCGCCGGTGCTCGGCGGCCAGCTCGCGCGCATCATGGACTGGCGCGGGATCTTCTGGATGCTCGGGGCGATCGGCGTCGTGCTGCTGCTCGTGGTGGTGTACGCACTTCCCGAGACCCTGCGCCCCACTGACCGCCACGGCGGCGGGCTGCGGGCGCTGGGTGACCACGCGGGAGCCGTGGTGCGCGACAGGCTGTTCGTCGCCGTGCTGTGCGCGGCCGCGGGAGGCGGCGTCGCGTTCTTCACGTACCTGTCGATGTCGTCATTCGTGCTGCAGGACGAGTTCGGTCTCACTCCGCAGACCTTCAGCCTCGCGTTCGCGGCCGGCGCCCTGGCCAGCATCGTCGGCAGCCAGGCCAGCCGGCTCGTGGTGCGCCGCTGGGGTCCACTGCGCGTGTACCTGGGCGGCATCACTGCCACACTGATCGCCACCACGGCGTTCCTCGTGCTCGCGCTCACCGGTACCGGAGTGCTCGGTGTCGTCATCGCACTCATCGGCTTCATGCTGTGCTCGGGCATCGGCGGCCCCAACGGGCAGACCCTCGCGTTAGCCCATCACGGGGCGAGGGCCGGCACGGCATCCGCCCTGCTCGGCATGGCCACGTTCCTGTTCGGCCCCGTCCTGGCCCCGATCGCTGCGGGAATCGGCGGCACGAACGCGGTCACCATGGCGGTGACGATGGCGATCGCCGCCGCCGTCGCTGCCGTTGCGGCCTGGGTGTTCGTGCGGCCGGCGGCGACGGGGTGA
- a CDS encoding DUF998 domain-containing protein, translating to MRAFTDRVLQVLRQLRGPDASDAVFEATALIVGGAFLIIGFAIGWPVFWGRELAISGSGSVGALAAIGGAVVAAVAFVLGRLAVRPEQIAPDAVRDGFSVPGDRLRWYDLAAIAFAHAAIAYLGWLGIAKLLESSFTDAPVYAFPGAVLVAVAFALTAYVAFLSSVALTPMVLSLVLAVFLVVGAFASMLASSDPHWWRDNLSALGMSSNSASIAFNVTLIIAGVMVTTISRYATAGLPATDPVDRRGRFIVRGGLILMGIFLACVGIFPVDEFFLVHNTVATGMTVVFAVVVIGLPWFVRTIPRVFVAFGWFYVLVIILLAAFFAVGYYNLTAVELIAAILIFSWIIVFLRTAGSVTGQTVRDELGAGTAA from the coding sequence ATGAGAGCTTTCACGGACAGGGTTCTGCAGGTGCTGCGGCAACTGAGAGGGCCGGATGCATCGGATGCCGTGTTCGAGGCGACCGCGTTGATCGTGGGCGGGGCGTTCCTCATCATCGGCTTCGCGATCGGCTGGCCCGTCTTCTGGGGTCGCGAGCTCGCGATCAGCGGCAGCGGATCCGTGGGGGCCCTCGCGGCGATCGGAGGAGCTGTCGTCGCGGCGGTCGCGTTCGTGCTCGGAAGGCTGGCCGTGCGTCCCGAACAGATCGCCCCGGATGCCGTGCGCGACGGTTTCAGTGTGCCGGGCGACCGGTTGCGCTGGTACGACCTCGCGGCGATCGCCTTCGCCCATGCGGCGATCGCCTACCTCGGCTGGCTCGGCATCGCCAAGCTCCTGGAGAGCAGCTTCACCGATGCGCCGGTGTACGCGTTCCCCGGCGCGGTCCTCGTGGCCGTCGCCTTCGCCCTCACCGCCTACGTGGCCTTCCTGAGCAGCGTCGCTCTGACACCGATGGTGCTCTCGCTCGTCCTCGCCGTGTTCCTCGTGGTCGGCGCCTTCGCGAGCATGTTGGCATCGAGCGACCCGCACTGGTGGCGCGACAATCTCTCGGCCTTGGGCATGAGTTCCAACAGCGCGTCGATCGCGTTCAACGTGACGCTCATCATCGCCGGCGTGATGGTGACCACGATCTCGCGGTATGCGACGGCGGGCCTTCCCGCCACCGACCCCGTCGACCGGCGCGGGCGGTTCATCGTGCGCGGCGGGCTGATCCTGATGGGCATCTTCCTCGCCTGCGTCGGGATCTTCCCGGTCGACGAGTTCTTCCTCGTGCACAACACGGTGGCCACCGGGATGACCGTGGTGTTCGCGGTCGTCGTGATCGGCCTGCCCTGGTTCGTGCGCACCATTCCGCGGGTGTTCGTGGCGTTCGGGTGGTTCTACGTGCTGGTGATCATCCTGCTCGCCGCCTTCTTCGCGGTCGGTTACTACAACCTGACCGCGGTCGAGCTCATCGCGGCGATCCTGATCTTCAGCTGGATCATCGTGTTCCTGCGCACGGCCGGATCGGTGACCGGGCAGACGGTCCGCGACGAGCTCGGGGCCGGGACGGCGGCCTGA
- a CDS encoding TetR/AcrR family transcriptional regulator encodes MPRIVDHDERRRQIAEALLTVAARDGHESVTSRAVAKELGVATGSLWHYFDGFDDVVRAAAAEVTRRTDARIADATAGLRGLPRLHALMREVLPVDERTRSEARVVVGFWGRVATLAAAPDAGAPTLATWQGSIREALEEAVVDGGLHPDTPQDAVMALLRSITYGQQVVEVTEPQTEAAHLAVLDGILGPWRA; translated from the coding sequence ATGCCCCGCATCGTCGACCATGATGAGCGCCGCCGGCAGATCGCCGAGGCGCTGTTGACCGTCGCCGCCCGCGACGGGCACGAGAGTGTGACGTCACGCGCGGTCGCGAAGGAGCTCGGCGTCGCGACCGGCTCGCTGTGGCACTACTTCGACGGATTCGACGACGTCGTGCGCGCCGCCGCCGCCGAGGTCACCCGCCGCACCGACGCCCGCATCGCCGACGCCACCGCCGGGCTGCGCGGCCTCCCCCGCCTGCACGCGCTCATGCGCGAAGTCCTCCCCGTCGATGAGCGCACACGGTCCGAAGCCCGCGTCGTGGTCGGGTTCTGGGGACGCGTCGCGACCCTCGCTGCTGCGCCGGATGCCGGTGCCCCGACGCTCGCGACGTGGCAAGGCAGCATCCGCGAGGCACTCGAAGAGGCCGTGGTCGACGGCGGGCTCCACCCCGACACCCCACAGGACGCCGTGATGGCGCTGCTGCGATCGATCACCTACGGACAGCAGGTGGTCGAGGTCACGGAGCCGCAGACCGAGGCCGCGCATCTCGCCGTACTCGACGGCATCCTCGGCCCCTGGCGCGCCTGA
- a CDS encoding alpha/beta hydrolase, with protein sequence MTAPTPVPYDPELVAGLEAFVGMVEIIPLRADTIHANRDHFATIIPSMTVQARGRAVVWEDRLIPGPAGADDIAITIVRPAQASADPAPAVLSIHGGGMVIGTRFFGTGELIDLAERHGVIGVAVEYRLAPEHPGPAQAEDCYAALEWMAAHAAELGIDPDRIIASGMSAGGGLSAAVALLTRDRGGPQLAGQLLGCPMLDDRNETVSARQYDGFGAWDRNNNDTAWDAIVGADRFTDRVSPYAAPARAQDLSGLAPAFIEVGAAETFRDEAVDYALRIWATGGQAELHVWAGGYHGFPGFSPEAEVSRAAVAARDSWLYRTLRLDG encoded by the coding sequence ATGACCGCTCCCACTCCGGTCCCCTACGATCCGGAGCTCGTCGCCGGACTCGAGGCTTTCGTGGGGATGGTCGAGATCATCCCGCTGCGCGCCGACACGATCCACGCGAACCGCGATCACTTCGCCACGATCATCCCGTCGATGACGGTGCAGGCGCGGGGCAGGGCGGTCGTCTGGGAGGACCGACTGATCCCCGGGCCCGCCGGGGCCGACGACATCGCGATCACGATCGTGCGTCCTGCACAGGCGTCGGCCGATCCGGCACCGGCGGTGCTGTCGATCCACGGCGGTGGGATGGTGATCGGCACCCGGTTCTTCGGCACCGGGGAACTCATCGACCTGGCGGAGCGCCACGGGGTGATCGGTGTCGCCGTCGAGTATCGCCTCGCGCCCGAGCATCCGGGCCCCGCCCAGGCCGAGGATTGCTACGCGGCGCTGGAGTGGATGGCCGCGCACGCGGCGGAGCTGGGCATCGATCCCGATCGCATCATCGCCTCGGGTATGAGCGCGGGCGGCGGGCTCTCCGCCGCGGTGGCCCTGCTCACACGTGATCGCGGCGGACCGCAGCTGGCCGGCCAGCTGCTCGGATGCCCGATGCTCGACGACCGGAACGAGACCGTCTCCGCCCGCCAGTACGACGGATTCGGTGCCTGGGACCGGAACAACAACGACACCGCCTGGGACGCCATCGTGGGTGCAGACCGCTTCACCGATCGGGTGTCTCCCTACGCCGCTCCGGCTCGTGCGCAGGATCTCTCAGGGCTGGCGCCCGCGTTCATCGAGGTCGGCGCGGCGGAGACCTTCCGCGATGAGGCAGTCGACTACGCCCTGCGCATCTGGGCGACGGGTGGACAGGCCGAGCTGCACGTCTGGGCGGGTGGCTACCATGGCTTTCCCGGCTTCTCCCCCGAGGCCGAGGTCTCCCGCGCTGCGGTCGCCGCGCGCGACAGCTGGCTGTACCGCACGCTGCGCCTCGACGGATGA
- the murQ gene encoding N-acetylmuramic acid 6-phosphate etherase, which produces MLNDAPNDDTRLTALLAVLEGLGTEASTTERGDLDLLDTAELVQRMNAEDARVPAAVALRTAEIAAAVDGITERFRRGGRLIYIGAGTAGRVGVLDASECPPTFGTDPSMVVGLIAGGETAIRSAVENAEDDEDAAADSLRELGLSENDTVVGISASGRTPYVVGGLDYARGVGALTVAIASNADSAIGAAAEIAIEVVTGPEFISGSTRLKSGTAQKLVVNMLTTLSMIKLGKTYRGVMVDLQATNEKLHARSIRTVSQLAGVGVDEASAAVVSAQGSVKLAVLMLATGASADASASALAAADGILRDAITALS; this is translated from the coding sequence GTGCTGAATGATGCGCCGAATGATGACACCCGACTGACCGCTCTCCTCGCCGTGCTCGAAGGCCTGGGGACCGAGGCGTCGACCACCGAGCGCGGTGACCTCGACCTGCTCGACACCGCCGAGCTCGTACAGCGGATGAACGCGGAAGATGCACGGGTGCCGGCAGCGGTCGCCCTGCGCACCGCGGAGATCGCGGCGGCGGTGGACGGCATCACCGAGCGCTTCCGCCGGGGTGGCCGTCTGATCTACATCGGTGCCGGCACCGCGGGACGCGTCGGCGTGCTCGATGCGAGCGAATGCCCGCCGACGTTCGGCACCGACCCCTCGATGGTCGTCGGACTCATCGCCGGCGGTGAGACCGCCATCCGTTCGGCCGTCGAGAACGCCGAGGACGATGAGGATGCTGCGGCCGACTCCCTGCGCGAGCTCGGACTCTCCGAGAATGACACGGTCGTGGGGATCTCGGCGTCCGGGCGCACGCCCTACGTCGTGGGCGGTCTCGACTACGCCCGCGGCGTCGGCGCGCTGACGGTCGCGATTGCCTCGAACGCCGACTCCGCGATCGGGGCGGCGGCCGAGATAGCGATCGAGGTCGTCACCGGTCCCGAGTTCATCTCCGGGTCGACGCGCCTGAAGTCCGGCACGGCGCAGAAGCTCGTGGTCAACATGCTCACGACGCTCTCGATGATCAAGCTCGGCAAGACCTACCGCGGCGTCATGGTTGACCTCCAGGCCACCAATGAGAAGCTCCATGCCCGTTCGATCCGTACGGTCTCGCAGCTCGCGGGTGTCGGGGTCGACGAGGCGTCGGCGGCGGTGGTATCCGCTCAGGGGTCGGTCAAGCTCGCCGTGCTGATGCTCGCGACCGGAGCATCGGCTGACGCGTCGGCATCCGCTCTCGCCGCAGCCGACGGCATCCTGCGCGACGCGATCACTGCCCTGTCCTGA